A DNA window from Oncorhynchus tshawytscha isolate Ot180627B linkage group LG13, Otsh_v2.0, whole genome shotgun sequence contains the following coding sequences:
- the LOC121838957 gene encoding olfactory receptor 6N1-like has product MENSTQVKLFYLFGLQETFNNKSVYFTLSLITYLLIITVNLTLIITIIQEKGLHEPMYIFLCSLCVNGLYGTAGFYPKFLLDLQSDVQVISYGGCFTQAYVIYTSVTCEMSILTVMSYDRYVAICRPLLYHTIVTSLTVRKLVLLSWCYPLFISLIALSLTVRLPLCGSRIDKIFCDNPSILKHACLPITINQIWSRCLIVVHVLQVLYIVFSYCQIVRTCVKSAKGRIKFTQTCVPHLLTIVIFMTVTLFDNLQGWNNVNITLKMRNAMAVQFLIIPPVLNPLIYGLNLQQIRRAVFRKCNTHKIIDMRR; this is encoded by the coding sequence ATGGAGAACTCAACCCAAGTCAAGTTATTTTATCTCTTTGGCTTACAAGAGACATTTAACAACAAATCGGTCTATTTTACCTTGTCTCTTATCACATACCTTCTCATCATCACTGTGAATCTGACTCTGATCATAACAATCATTCAGGAGAAAGGTCTCCATGAGCCCATGTATATCTTTCTGTGTAGTTTGTGTGTCAATGGATTGTATGGAACTGCTGGTTTCTACCCCAAGTTCTTACTGGACCTTCAGTCAGATGTTCAGGTGATATCTTATGGTGGATGTTTCACTCAAGCCTATGTAATATACACATCTGTCACGTGTGAAATGTCTATTCTAACAGTGATGTCTTACGACAGGTATGTGGCAATATGCAGACCACTACTATATCATACCATTGTGACATCTTTAACTGTTAGAAAGTTAGTCTTATTGTCTTGGTGTTATCCTTTATTTATATCACTAATAGCACTTAGTTTAACAGTCAGACTTCCTTTGTGTGGATCTCGCATTGATAAAATATTCTGTGACAATCCATCTATACTGAAACATGCATGTTTACCCATAACCATCAATCAGATTTGGAGCCGATGTTTAATAGTGGTTCATGTTTTACAGGTACTTTACATTGTATTTTCTTACTGTCAGATTGTAAGGACTTGTGTAAAGTCAGCTAAGGGAAGGATTAAGTTCACACAGACATGTGTGCCACATTTATTAACAATTGTTATTTTCATGACAGTGACCCTGTTTGACAATTTGCAAGGGTGGAATAATGTAAATATTACACTAAAAATGCGTAATGCAATGGCTGTACAATTCCTTATTATACCACCTGTCTTAAACCCTCTCATATATGGACTTAATCTCCAGCAGATTCGAAGAGCAGTTTTTAGAAAGTGTAATACACATAAAATCATTGATATGAGACGTTAG